A region from the Spirochaeta thermophila DSM 6192 genome encodes:
- a CDS encoding DUF432 domain-containing protein: MQPEEAYTLEEGGGYGVRVGRLRLSLGYERGVCRLAYRYGSRQVDLDVRPGAAITGPPEEVVVQDILLRAPARSFSLLPALPDKPLILFPEAPLRIFPGDEHRIFFHIPLWVRLVLYGESYEHTVLDLPPMVFSNTWSGSPESGVLGYSFRTRVMTEPEARPAGMWALCGVALRNRTQGELLLERLVVPVAFLSLYRGGDRLTTSRASLSFRGETGELQWQFERGAPGYTEGEVLVSGPREKAARNIFVMGVSLIRSLTGF, from the coding sequence ATGCAACCGGAAGAGGCCTATACCCTGGAGGAGGGAGGGGGATACGGCGTACGGGTGGGGCGGCTCAGGCTCTCCCTCGGCTACGAGAGGGGGGTGTGCAGGCTCGCGTACCGGTACGGGTCGCGACAGGTGGATCTCGACGTTCGTCCGGGGGCCGCGATCACCGGGCCTCCGGAGGAGGTGGTGGTCCAGGACATCCTCCTCAGAGCGCCGGCCCGTTCCTTCTCCCTCCTTCCTGCGCTGCCCGACAAACCCCTCATCCTGTTTCCGGAGGCCCCTCTGCGGATCTTCCCGGGCGACGAACACCGCATCTTCTTCCACATCCCCCTGTGGGTGCGGCTCGTCCTTTACGGGGAGTCCTACGAGCACACGGTCCTCGACCTCCCACCGATGGTGTTCTCCAACACGTGGTCCGGGTCTCCTGAGTCGGGAGTGCTCGGCTATTCCTTCAGGACCAGGGTCATGACCGAGCCTGAGGCACGGCCGGCGGGCATGTGGGCCCTCTGTGGGGTGGCCCTCCGCAACCGCACGCAGGGGGAGCTCCTCCTGGAACGTCTCGTCGTGCCCGTTGCCTTCCTCTCCCTCTACCGCGGAGGGGACAGGCTCACCACCTCCCGCGCATCGCTCTCGTTCCGCGGAGAGACCGGAGAACTCCAGTGGCAGTTCGAGAGGGGTGCTCCGGGGTATACCGAGGGCGAGGTGCTCGTCTCTGGTCCCAGGGAAAAGGCCGCCCGGAACATCTTCGTGATGGGGGTTTCCCTCATCCGAAGCCTCACGGGGTTTTGA
- the icd gene encoding NADP-dependent isocitrate dehydrogenase, which translates to MGEKIRKEAGGLVVPNEPVIPFIQGDGTGPDIWRAAVRVFDAAVQKAYGGRRKVAWMEVLAGERAYREKGTWLPDETLEAFKEYLVGIKGPLTTPVGGGFRSLNVTLRQMLDLYVCLRPVKYYPGIPSPVRHPELVDMVVFRENTEDVYAGFELPSGDERTKRLIDFCRREFGWQIREDSGIGVKPISPTGTKRLVRAAIRYALDHGRRSVTLVHKGNIMKYTEGAFRAWGYEVAKEQFGDRVVIWGDVPDGVVPEGKVLVKDAIADAFLQQILTRPAEFDVIATMNLNGDYISDALAAQVGGIGIAPGANINYETGHAIFEATHGTAPKYAGKDMVNPSSVILSGKMMFEYLGWHEAAALIEKGLTGAIASRKVTYDFARLMEGAEQVSTSEFGNQIIAHM; encoded by the coding sequence GTGGGAGAGAAGATACGAAAGGAAGCTGGAGGACTCGTCGTACCTAACGAGCCCGTCATCCCCTTCATCCAGGGAGACGGGACCGGTCCCGACATATGGCGTGCGGCGGTTCGCGTCTTCGATGCAGCGGTGCAGAAGGCCTACGGCGGCAGACGGAAGGTCGCATGGATGGAGGTGCTTGCCGGCGAACGGGCCTACCGGGAGAAGGGGACGTGGCTCCCGGACGAGACCCTCGAGGCCTTCAAAGAGTACCTGGTGGGGATCAAAGGTCCCCTCACCACGCCCGTCGGCGGGGGCTTCCGGAGCCTCAACGTGACGCTCAGGCAGATGCTCGATCTCTACGTGTGTCTGAGACCGGTGAAGTACTATCCCGGCATCCCCTCACCGGTACGACACCCAGAGCTGGTGGACATGGTGGTCTTCCGGGAGAACACCGAGGACGTGTATGCCGGATTCGAGCTCCCCTCGGGGGATGAGCGTACGAAGCGTCTCATCGACTTCTGCAGGAGGGAGTTCGGGTGGCAGATCCGCGAGGATTCGGGGATCGGGGTCAAGCCCATAAGCCCCACGGGGACGAAGCGTCTCGTACGGGCCGCGATCAGGTACGCCCTCGACCACGGAAGGCGCTCCGTGACCCTCGTGCACAAGGGGAACATCATGAAGTACACCGAGGGGGCCTTCAGGGCGTGGGGGTACGAGGTGGCGAAGGAGCAGTTCGGCGATCGGGTGGTCATCTGGGGGGATGTCCCCGACGGCGTCGTGCCCGAAGGGAAAGTGCTCGTGAAGGACGCCATCGCCGACGCCTTCCTCCAGCAGATCCTCACCAGACCCGCGGAGTTCGACGTGATCGCCACCATGAACCTCAACGGGGACTACATCTCCGACGCCCTCGCAGCCCAGGTGGGGGGGATCGGGATCGCCCCGGGGGCGAACATCAACTATGAGACAGGACATGCGATCTTCGAGGCCACGCACGGGACCGCTCCCAAGTATGCGGGGAAGGACATGGTGAACCCGAGCTCCGTGATCCTCTCGGGGAAGATGATGTTCGAGTACCTCGGCTGGCACGAGGCGGCCGCGCTCATCGAAAAGGGGCTCACCGGTGCGATCGCCTCCCGCAAGGTCACCTACGACTTCGCACGTCTCATGGAAGGGGCCGAGCAGGTCTCCACGAGCGAGTTCGGGAACCAGATCATCGCCCACATGTGA
- a CDS encoding tetratricopeptide repeat protein has protein sequence MSSTVRTTLILLTVVVLSLSFFFVPSPPWVDGYLLPERPPERTHIARLLSLIPESSPETRLIAVKEIAGFLAQEGLWTKRAAFLSGLASRTPDSPLTAYYLYLLARQYQREGAEPLALLYYRRILEGYPDLLIEGVPLHFLCLRELADKEEDPYTRIRYYNLLIQRYASRIDAGVAYYFLAKAYEQAGMWDDAIRTYRLFLNYPATSIPGEPEAYLKVQELLAFHDSPKNWLFDDLESLFDAVTYAIRTRNAALLSRYRAKVNFFSISWEQERTAKNAQVIFDFTPFFSGTRVRYASELDPSSTPSEAYLRTWGWSYRINVWYLYFRRVNYPFDPDIDGKWEWAGIYFGEKF, from the coding sequence GTGAGCAGCACCGTCCGTACCACGCTCATCCTCCTCACCGTCGTCGTCCTCTCCCTGTCCTTTTTCTTCGTGCCCTCACCCCCATGGGTGGACGGGTATCTCCTTCCGGAACGACCTCCCGAACGGACACACATCGCCCGACTTCTCTCGTTGATCCCCGAGAGTTCACCCGAGACGAGACTCATCGCGGTCAAGGAGATAGCGGGTTTTCTCGCACAGGAAGGACTCTGGACGAAACGGGCCGCCTTCCTCTCCGGCCTCGCTTCCCGGACCCCCGATTCGCCTCTCACCGCCTACTACCTCTACCTCCTCGCCCGTCAGTACCAACGGGAGGGTGCCGAGCCTCTCGCCCTCCTCTACTACCGGAGGATCCTCGAGGGATATCCCGACCTGCTCATCGAAGGGGTGCCCCTCCACTTCCTCTGTCTCAGGGAGCTGGCCGACAAGGAGGAAGATCCGTACACCAGGATCCGCTACTACAACCTCCTCATCCAACGATACGCATCCCGGATCGATGCAGGCGTGGCCTACTACTTCCTTGCCAAGGCCTACGAACAGGCCGGGATGTGGGACGACGCCATCCGTACCTATCGGCTCTTCCTCAACTATCCCGCCACCAGCATCCCAGGGGAACCCGAGGCCTACCTCAAGGTTCAGGAACTCCTTGCCTTCCACGATTCGCCCAAGAACTGGCTCTTCGACGATCTCGAGAGCCTGTTCGACGCCGTCACGTACGCCATCCGCACCAGGAACGCCGCCCTCCTCTCGCGGTATCGGGCGAAGGTCAACTTCTTCTCCATCTCGTGGGAGCAGGAGCGGACCGCCAAGAACGCCCAGGTGATCTTCGACTTCACCCCCTTCTTCTCCGGAACCAGGGTCCGCTATGCGAGCGAACTCGATCCTTCCTCCACCCCGAGCGAGGCCTACCTGAGGACCTGGGGGTGGTCGTACAGGATAAACGTCTGGTATCTCTACTTCAGGCGGGTGAACTATCCTTTCGATCCCGACATCGACGGAAAGTGGGAATGGGCCGGTATCTATTTCGGCGAGAAGTTCTAG
- a CDS encoding LysM peptidoglycan-binding domain-containing protein, whose protein sequence is MPPHPLIEAERKRLLSKEGITWLARSLERARPFWHFISLSIMEAGLPWELVYLPVVESAYNVHAVSRSGAVGLWQFMENSMHPWLTKNEWIDERRDFVLSTRAALEKLSYNYSVLGDWLLALAAYNCGLNRMLSIIHLTGLKDYFALAEGGHLPRQTTHYVARFIAVVETASQAARHGLPISWEEPWEWEGLSVDRPVSLRLLSERTGVPLDILEEANASFLLGIAPPSSVIRIPRHHATAVREALESVPLLDITLHTVRTGDTLSALSRYYGVPLSLLYLYNPDVRPRALTPGMTIIIPLVSPRTPPPPATLPASLRWEHHTVQEGESLWRIARTYGSTVEWIALANGLSPSAVIHPGMRLKIPVPLVEE, encoded by the coding sequence GTGCCCCCCCACCCGCTCATCGAGGCCGAACGGAAGCGGCTCCTTTCGAAAGAAGGAATCACATGGCTCGCCCGCAGCCTCGAGCGTGCGAGGCCCTTCTGGCACTTCATCTCCCTCAGCATCATGGAAGCGGGACTCCCCTGGGAACTCGTCTACCTTCCGGTGGTGGAGTCGGCCTACAACGTACACGCGGTCTCCCGCTCGGGCGCCGTGGGGCTCTGGCAGTTCATGGAGAACTCCATGCACCCCTGGCTCACGAAGAACGAGTGGATCGATGAGCGGCGTGACTTCGTCCTCTCCACCCGGGCGGCCCTCGAAAAACTCTCCTACAACTACTCCGTCCTGGGAGACTGGCTCCTCGCCCTCGCCGCCTACAACTGCGGCCTCAACCGCATGCTCTCCATCATACACCTCACGGGGCTCAAGGATTACTTCGCCCTCGCCGAAGGAGGCCACCTCCCTCGCCAGACCACACACTACGTGGCCCGCTTCATCGCCGTGGTGGAAACGGCGTCCCAGGCGGCCCGGCACGGGCTCCCCATCTCGTGGGAGGAACCGTGGGAATGGGAAGGGCTCTCCGTGGACCGACCGGTCTCGCTCCGTCTCCTCTCCGAGCGGACCGGGGTGCCGCTCGACATCCTCGAGGAGGCGAACGCCTCCTTCCTCCTGGGGATCGCCCCTCCCTCCAGCGTGATCAGGATCCCCCGACACCATGCCACAGCAGTGAGGGAAGCCCTGGAATCGGTCCCCCTGCTGGACATCACCCTCCACACCGTACGTACAGGCGACACACTCTCCGCCCTCTCACGGTACTACGGAGTCCCCCTCTCCCTCCTCTACCTCTACAACCCGGACGTCCGTCCACGCGCCCTCACGCCGGGCATGACCATCATCATCCCCCTCGTCTCCCCCCGAACCCCTCCACCCCCTGCCACCCTCCCCGCCTCCCTCAGGTGGGAACACCACACGGTCCAGGAGGGCGAATCCCTCTGGCGGATCGCGCGCACCTACGGCTCCACCGTGGAGTGGATCGCCCTCGCGAACGGCCTCTCACCTTCCGCGGTCATCCATCCGGGAATGCGGCTCAAGATACCCGTGCCCCTGGTCGAGGAATAA
- a CDS encoding M20 family metallo-hydrolase, producing MHEDTSKRVLSYMEAHTEEMVELQRLLTSHPALSPEVGGRGEWEKAQALVEWLEAHLLREAREKGVAASLSVVEVPDERAERGSRPSILVELWHDRNGPAFWIMTHLDVVPPGEVALWNGDPFTAVVKDGRIYGRGTEDNQQSMTSSIFAARALVALGLAPERPLKLLFVADEEFGNRYGIQALVTSHRSLFKEGDVFLVPDGGLPDGSMIEVAEKQLLWLKFTTRGRQCHASRPDLGKNAFVAASDLVVRLSRLDERFPRRNDLFVPPCSTFVPSRKDPNVPNINTVPGEDVFYMDCRVLPEVDLAEVMGAIEALCREVEAVYGVEISVEVIQRIVSRPTPADAPLVDVLKAAVKEVYGVEARPMGIGGGTVAAPLRNEGFDCVVWSTVDETAHQPNEYCVIEHMVKDAGVMALLALRFRR from the coding sequence ATGCACGAGGATACGAGCAAGAGAGTGCTTTCCTACATGGAGGCCCACACCGAGGAGATGGTCGAGCTTCAGCGGCTGCTCACCTCTCACCCCGCCCTCTCGCCCGAGGTGGGTGGTCGAGGAGAGTGGGAGAAGGCCCAGGCCCTCGTCGAGTGGCTGGAGGCCCATCTCCTGCGCGAGGCGCGCGAGAAGGGGGTGGCGGCATCCCTCTCGGTGGTGGAGGTGCCTGACGAGCGGGCCGAGCGCGGTTCCAGGCCTTCGATCCTGGTGGAACTCTGGCACGACAGGAACGGACCTGCCTTCTGGATCATGACGCACCTTGACGTGGTGCCGCCGGGCGAAGTCGCACTGTGGAACGGGGATCCGTTCACCGCGGTGGTAAAGGACGGGCGTATCTACGGACGGGGAACCGAGGACAACCAGCAGTCGATGACGAGTTCGATCTTCGCGGCGCGTGCCCTGGTGGCCCTCGGCCTTGCGCCCGAGAGGCCCCTGAAGCTCCTCTTCGTGGCGGACGAGGAGTTCGGCAACCGCTACGGTATCCAGGCGCTCGTGACCTCCCACAGGAGTCTCTTCAAGGAGGGGGACGTGTTCCTGGTGCCGGACGGGGGGCTCCCCGACGGCTCCATGATCGAGGTGGCGGAGAAGCAGCTCCTGTGGCTCAAGTTCACCACACGGGGGCGCCAGTGCCATGCCTCGAGGCCCGATCTGGGGAAGAACGCCTTTGTGGCGGCTTCGGATCTGGTGGTGAGGCTCTCCCGCCTCGATGAGCGGTTCCCCCGGCGGAACGATCTGTTCGTGCCTCCCTGTTCCACCTTCGTGCCTTCCCGTAAGGACCCCAACGTGCCCAACATCAACACCGTGCCGGGCGAGGATGTGTTCTACATGGACTGCCGGGTGCTCCCGGAGGTGGACCTTGCCGAGGTCATGGGGGCGATCGAGGCCCTCTGCCGCGAGGTGGAGGCGGTCTACGGTGTGGAGATCTCGGTGGAGGTGATACAGCGGATCGTCTCGAGGCCCACGCCTGCGGATGCCCCGCTCGTGGATGTCCTGAAGGCCGCGGTGAAGGAGGTCTACGGTGTCGAGGCGCGTCCCATGGGGATAGGAGGGGGCACGGTGGCCGCTCCCCTTCGGAACGAGGGGTTCGACTGTGTGGTGTGGTCGACCGTGGACGAGACCGCTCACCAGCCCAATGAGTACTGCGTCATCGAGCACATGGTGAAGGACGCGGGGGTCATGGCCCTTCTTGCACTACGCTTTCGCAGATGA
- a CDS encoding IMPACT family protein, producing the protein MSEFLVPAGEARAELEMRRSRFIAHAVPAFSVAEARDVIEGRRREWSDATHVVYAYVVGSPRSEVQGMSDDGEPHGTAARPVMALIRGRRLWNVVVTVVRYFGGVKLGTGGLVHAYAEAARRALDRLPVRPFVPMARIRLVVPYPLFSRLGPLLEEYEVTVLEQEFTSEVSLTCRLPLRCLEGFSKGLRDLGSGSDVDILEEEGA; encoded by the coding sequence ATGTCCGAGTTCCTCGTTCCTGCAGGAGAGGCGAGGGCTGAGTTGGAGATGCGGCGTTCCCGCTTCATCGCCCATGCGGTGCCGGCTTTTTCGGTCGCAGAGGCACGGGATGTCATCGAGGGGAGACGGAGGGAGTGGAGTGATGCCACACACGTGGTCTACGCCTATGTGGTGGGAAGTCCGCGTTCGGAGGTCCAGGGGATGAGCGACGACGGCGAGCCTCACGGTACGGCTGCGAGACCCGTCATGGCCCTCATCAGGGGGAGGAGGCTCTGGAACGTGGTGGTCACGGTGGTCCGCTACTTCGGCGGCGTGAAGCTCGGTACGGGCGGGCTCGTCCATGCCTATGCTGAAGCGGCCCGCAGGGCCCTCGACCGTCTCCCCGTGCGGCCCTTCGTCCCCATGGCGCGGATCCGGCTCGTGGTTCCCTATCCTCTGTTCTCACGATTGGGGCCCTTGCTCGAGGAGTACGAGGTGACGGTGCTCGAGCAGGAGTTCACTTCCGAGGTCTCGCTCACGTGTCGTCTCCCCCTGCGGTGCCTCGAGGGCTTCTCGAAGGGGCTTCGGGATCTCGGATCGGGGAGCGACGTCGACATTCTGGAAGAGGAAGGAGCGTGA
- a CDS encoding GntR family transcriptional regulator, translated as MHIRDDLHIPKYRQLYDILMHNIEKEGLKEGDRIPSEPTLIQTYGVSRNTVRQAIDLLVQEGVVYRIQGKGTFYKGKRRGSEKKPYLVGVITPLTKKYIYPSILQGIEDCAYERRYSLILGNSGGDTEKEWHLLQNMLQRGIEGLIIEPAMSAHLKSNTRLLSALERLSIPVVFMDCYYEDLPFSFVTPDDVEGGRLAASYLMNWGHRRVGIVYKKDVVPGVLRLQGFREVVRSRGGELREEWVWGFTEAEDQPGMDPARKLVAAFLSLPPERRPTALFFYNDLCAIQGLQEIRKAGLSVPGDVSILGFDDSEYAHYAEIPLTSLVHPKEELGRKAADLLFEAIDSGDRSPRVVKLVPGIVERESMGSPSR; from the coding sequence ATGCACATTCGAGACGATCTCCACATACCCAAGTACCGTCAGCTCTACGACATCCTGATGCACAACATAGAAAAGGAAGGGCTCAAGGAGGGGGACAGGATCCCCTCCGAGCCCACTCTCATCCAGACCTATGGGGTGAGCAGGAACACGGTGCGCCAGGCCATCGACCTCCTGGTCCAGGAGGGAGTCGTCTATCGTATCCAGGGTAAGGGCACGTTCTACAAGGGGAAACGGCGGGGGAGCGAGAAGAAGCCCTATCTCGTGGGGGTGATCACCCCCCTCACCAAGAAGTACATCTACCCTTCCATCCTGCAGGGTATAGAGGACTGCGCCTACGAGAGGCGCTACAGCCTCATCCTGGGGAACTCCGGAGGCGATACGGAGAAGGAGTGGCATCTCCTCCAGAACATGCTCCAGCGGGGGATCGAGGGACTCATCATAGAACCTGCGATGAGCGCGCACCTCAAGTCGAACACCCGGCTCCTCTCGGCCCTGGAGAGGCTCTCGATTCCCGTGGTGTTCATGGATTGCTACTACGAGGATCTCCCCTTCTCCTTCGTAACACCCGACGATGTGGAAGGGGGAAGGCTCGCCGCCTCTTACCTCATGAACTGGGGGCACAGGAGGGTGGGAATCGTCTACAAGAAGGACGTGGTGCCGGGTGTCCTCCGCCTCCAGGGGTTCCGCGAGGTGGTCCGTTCCCGAGGGGGTGAACTCCGGGAGGAGTGGGTGTGGGGGTTCACCGAAGCGGAGGACCAACCGGGGATGGATCCCGCCCGTAAGCTGGTGGCGGCGTTCCTCTCCCTCCCTCCTGAACGACGGCCCACCGCCCTCTTCTTCTACAACGATCTCTGTGCGATTCAGGGGTTGCAGGAGATCAGGAAGGCGGGGTTGTCGGTGCCCGGAGATGTCTCCATCCTGGGGTTCGACGATTCGGAGTACGCCCACTACGCCGAGATACCTCTCACCTCGCTCGTCCATCCCAAGGAAGAGCTGGGAAGGAAGGCCGCCGACCTCCTCTTCGAGGCCATCGATTCCGGGGATCGTTCCCCGAGGGTGGTGAAGCTGGTGCCCGGGATCGTGGAGCGCGAGTCCATGGGATCTCCCTCCCGATAG
- a CDS encoding glycoside hydrolase family 43 protein codes for MRTIRNPILPGFNPDPSIVRVGDDYYIATSTFEWFPGVQIHHSRDLVNWELVSRPLDDPGALPLQGVRASAGVWAPCLSHDGERFYLIFSIVRTWTDRGNSEGPKDVHNFLTMAEDVRGPWSEPVYLNSSGFDPSLFHDDDGKKWLLNMEWDYRAGHNHFSGILLQEYDPGAKRLVGPVYKIFTGTSIGLTEGPHLYKRNGWYYLIVAEGGTTYAHAVTCARSRSITGPYEVHPENPILTSVRDREGFDRAVEYGGDVRPYLAEGLQKAGHASMCPYTDDLWVLVHLCGRPLPGTLYCPLGRETALQAVRWGEDDWPHVEGGPHPQTEVRLPGDPVEKRGGAVFKDDFDGPGLRPEYQFLRMPLEGKYSLTERPGFVRLYGRESILSEFDQSLLARRVEHFRWRAQTAVEFSPTSFQHMAGLLVRYDESNQYYLHISADDGGRRVLGILVYDRGILSMPLGDDEVVLPDEGPVFLRVEMDLYDVRFSYSIDGVEWKEIGPVLPSWKLSDDYVVPLGFTGMFVGIACQDLRGTGVWADFDYFLYEALDG; via the coding sequence ATGCGGACCATACGGAATCCGATTCTCCCCGGCTTCAATCCCGATCCTTCCATCGTGCGTGTGGGAGACGACTACTACATCGCCACGTCCACCTTCGAGTGGTTTCCTGGTGTCCAGATCCACCACAGCAGGGATCTGGTGAACTGGGAGCTCGTGAGCCGCCCCCTGGACGACCCGGGGGCGCTCCCCCTCCAGGGGGTGCGGGCCTCGGCGGGGGTGTGGGCCCCGTGCCTGAGCCACGACGGCGAGCGGTTCTACCTCATCTTCTCGATCGTGCGCACCTGGACCGATCGGGGGAACTCCGAGGGGCCCAAGGATGTGCACAACTTCCTCACCATGGCCGAAGACGTGAGAGGTCCGTGGAGCGAGCCGGTCTACCTCAATTCGAGCGGGTTCGATCCTTCGCTCTTCCACGACGACGATGGGAAAAAGTGGCTCCTCAACATGGAGTGGGACTACCGTGCGGGACACAACCACTTCTCGGGGATCCTCCTCCAGGAGTACGATCCCGGGGCCAAGCGCCTCGTGGGGCCGGTGTACAAGATCTTCACCGGCACTTCCATCGGCCTCACGGAAGGGCCGCACCTCTACAAGCGGAACGGCTGGTACTACCTCATCGTCGCGGAGGGCGGGACCACCTATGCCCATGCGGTCACGTGTGCGCGATCGAGGAGCATCACCGGCCCGTACGAGGTGCACCCGGAGAATCCCATCCTCACGAGCGTGAGGGACAGGGAGGGGTTCGATCGGGCGGTGGAGTATGGAGGGGACGTCCGCCCGTACCTTGCCGAGGGTCTCCAGAAGGCGGGACACGCGAGCATGTGTCCCTACACCGACGACCTGTGGGTACTCGTCCACCTGTGCGGCAGGCCCCTTCCGGGAACCCTCTACTGCCCGCTCGGGAGGGAGACGGCCCTCCAGGCGGTGCGATGGGGCGAGGATGACTGGCCCCACGTGGAGGGAGGCCCCCATCCGCAGACCGAGGTGCGCCTGCCCGGTGATCCTGTGGAGAAGCGGGGTGGGGCCGTGTTCAAGGACGATTTCGACGGCCCGGGCTTGAGGCCCGAGTACCAGTTCCTCAGGATGCCGCTTGAGGGGAAGTACTCGCTCACCGAGCGGCCGGGTTTCGTGCGCCTCTACGGACGCGAGTCGATCCTCTCGGAGTTCGACCAGAGCCTCCTGGCCCGGAGGGTGGAACACTTCAGATGGCGGGCCCAGACGGCCGTGGAGTTCTCGCCGACGAGCTTTCAGCACATGGCGGGCCTCCTCGTACGCTACGACGAGTCGAACCAGTACTATCTCCACATCTCTGCGGACGACGGGGGACGGAGAGTCTTGGGGATCCTGGTCTACGATAGGGGCATCCTCTCCATGCCCTTGGGAGACGACGAGGTGGTGCTCCCCGATGAGGGGCCGGTCTTCCTCAGGGTCGAGATGGATCTCTACGACGTCCGCTTCTCCTACTCGATCGACGGAGTGGAGTGGAAGGAGATTGGACCTGTGCTCCCCTCGTGGAAGCTCTCTGACGACTACGTGGTACCGCTGGGCTTCACGGGCATGTTCGTGGGGATCGCATGCCAGGACCTCAGGGGGACGGGGGTGTGGGCGGACTTCGATTACTTTCTTTATGAAGCGCTGGACGGATAG
- a CDS encoding carbohydrate ABC transporter permease — translation MIGMESYSTRILIQRVVVYLFLIILAVICLLPFYITFVNATRSSMEINQGLSLLPGSSLGKNFITLWGKGKGENLNIFRGLRNSFFVATSATLLGLYVAALAGFGFAFYNFPAKRFLFAVVLGVIMVPAQLGIIGYFQLLSAYHMLDTFWALILPGGANAFAVFFLRQYASSIIDQEMLQAARIEGAGELRIFHWLGLPLLTPGLATMGIFAFVGNWNNYLLPLVVLFSNEKFTVPIIIGQLNTSTYKTDFGMLYLAIALSLLPILIVYSIASRFIIEGISLGALKE, via the coding sequence ATGATCGGAATGGAATCCTATTCAACACGGATACTCATCCAGCGGGTGGTGGTCTACTTGTTCCTCATCATCCTCGCGGTGATCTGTCTCCTTCCCTTCTACATCACGTTCGTGAACGCCACGCGTTCGAGCATGGAGATCAATCAGGGCCTGAGTCTCCTCCCCGGGAGTTCCCTGGGAAAGAACTTCATCACCCTGTGGGGCAAAGGGAAGGGTGAGAATCTCAACATTTTTCGGGGACTGAGGAACAGCTTCTTCGTGGCGACGTCCGCCACCCTCCTCGGCCTCTACGTGGCCGCCCTCGCGGGGTTCGGGTTCGCCTTCTACAACTTCCCGGCAAAACGGTTCCTGTTCGCCGTGGTCCTGGGGGTGATCATGGTGCCCGCGCAGCTGGGTATCATAGGCTACTTCCAGCTCCTGAGTGCGTACCACATGCTCGACACCTTCTGGGCCCTCATCCTGCCGGGAGGGGCGAACGCCTTCGCGGTCTTCTTCCTGCGCCAGTACGCCTCCTCGATCATCGATCAGGAGATGCTCCAGGCGGCCCGCATCGAGGGTGCAGGGGAGTTGCGGATCTTCCACTGGTTGGGGCTTCCGCTCCTGACCCCGGGGCTCGCCACCATGGGGATCTTCGCCTTCGTGGGGAACTGGAACAACTACCTGCTCCCCCTCGTCGTGCTCTTTTCGAATGAGAAGTTCACGGTGCCCATCATCATCGGACAGCTCAATACCAGTACCTACAAGACCGACTTCGGTATGCTCTACCTGGCGATCGCCCTTTCCCTGCTGCCCATCCTCATCGTGTACTCGATCGCCTCGAGGTTCATCATCGAGGGCATCAGCCTCGGCGCACTCAAGGAGTAG
- a CDS encoding carbohydrate ABC transporter permease: protein MKRYLQIVGLGFVAPFFLFLIVFQFYPIINTLMLSFTNYDGLKKMDWVGLKNYADLIVDKYFWLAFLNTWRIWLPNILMQLALAFLVAFFFTDIRYRIKGISVFRAVYYFPNLVTAATIALLINVLLDWKHGALNQILFGANEEAFIDWFRDPVRTQFIVSIVQTWLWFGYTAIILTTGIQGIPKTYYEAAYVDGASAWQAFWSITMPLLAPVITFVLITSLIGGMQIFDIPYILRMGLAGESGQAVTTTVIYLYDRGFRYHRMGYAASVAWVLFFLIVLFSLLYFVLAGRENRRKR, encoded by the coding sequence GTGAAACGATACTTACAGATCGTGGGGCTCGGGTTCGTCGCCCCGTTCTTCCTCTTCTTGATTGTGTTCCAGTTCTATCCCATCATCAACACCCTCATGTTGAGTTTCACCAACTACGACGGCCTCAAGAAGATGGACTGGGTGGGCCTGAAGAACTACGCCGACCTCATCGTGGACAAGTACTTCTGGCTCGCCTTCTTGAACACCTGGCGGATCTGGCTCCCCAACATCCTCATGCAGCTGGCCCTCGCCTTTCTCGTGGCCTTCTTCTTCACCGACATCAGGTACAGGATCAAGGGGATAAGCGTGTTCCGGGCGGTCTACTACTTCCCCAACCTGGTGACCGCGGCGACCATCGCCCTGCTCATCAACGTGCTCCTCGACTGGAAGCACGGAGCGCTCAACCAGATCCTCTTCGGGGCCAACGAAGAGGCCTTCATCGATTGGTTCAGGGATCCCGTGAGGACCCAGTTCATCGTCTCAATCGTTCAGACCTGGCTCTGGTTCGGCTATACGGCCATCATCCTCACCACGGGGATCCAGGGTATCCCGAAGACGTACTATGAGGCGGCCTATGTGGACGGCGCGAGCGCCTGGCAGGCCTTCTGGTCCATCACCATGCCGCTCCTCGCCCCGGTGATCACCTTCGTGCTCATCACCAGTCTCATAGGAGGTATGCAGATCTTCGATATCCCCTACATCCTCCGTATGGGACTCGCAGGGGAGAGCGGTCAGGCGGTCACCACCACGGTGATATACCTCTACGACCGTGGCTTCCGCTACCACCGCATGGGCTATGCGGCATCGGTGGCCTGGGTACTCTTCTTCCTGATCGTGCTCTTCTCACTCCTCTACTTCGTACTCGCGGGTCGAGAGAACAGGAGGAAACGATGA